From the genome of Streptomyces sp. SID8374:
CCCTTGCTCCAAGGGGAGTTGACCCATTTCAAATCGTCCTCCGGGACCGCCAGTTCCAGGTCGGGCAGCCGGTGCCGGATCGTGTCGACGGCGGTCCGGGTGATCAGCCGGGCCGGGTCCTGGGCGGGGCAGGTGTGCGGGCCCGCGCCGAAGGCCAGATGGGAGCGGTTGCCGACCACGGGGGCGCCGTCGGGCGGCAGGACCTCCGGATCCGCGTTGGCCGCCGCCAGGCCCAGGATCAGCATGTCGCCCGCCCGGATGTCCTGGCCGCCGAACCTCATGTCGCGGGTGGCGTAGCGGGCCGGGAAGTTCTGGGTGGGCGGGAAGCGCCACAGGACCAGGTCGAGTGCGTCGTCGACGCTGAGGTGGCCGCCGCTCAGCGAGGAGCGCAGCGCGGGGTCGCAGAGGAGGATGCGCAGCGCGGTGGCGATCCAGTTCACCGTGGTCTGGTTGCCCGCGACGAACATGACCACCAGGTTGTGCAGCACCTCCTCGTCGGTGAGCCGCGCCGGGTGGTGCAGCAGCGCCGAGACGATGTCCTCGCCCCTCACCCGCCGCTTCTCCTCGATCAGTGACAGGAGGATGGCGCCCATCCTGCGGCTGGCGTCCGCCGCTCCGCTGGTGGCGGACGCCAGGCCTCCCACCGCCTCCACCAGCTCCCGGCCGGTCCGGTCGTCCACCCCGAGCAGCCCGGCGATCACGCGCATCGGCAGCATGCGCGCGTACGAGGCGACGAGGTCGGCCTCGCCGTGGGCCGCGAATCCGGCGATCAGGGCCTCGGCGGTGGTCCGTACGCTGCGGCGCAGCTCGTGCCCGTTGATCCCGGCCAGCGCGTGGGAGACGGCGCCGCGCATCCTGCGGTGCTGCTGCCCGTCCGCGAAGAGCAGCGCCGGGCGCCAGCCGACCATCGGCAGGATCGGCGAGTCGGCCGGCACCCGGCCTTCGCGCAGCAGGCTCCACCGGCGCGGGTCGTGGGAGAAGTCCTGCTCCTCCCGGGTGAGCCGGAGCAGCTCGCGGTGGCCCAGGACCAGCCAGGCGTCGATGCCGGGGGCGAGGGACACCGGCGCCACCGGGCCGTGGGTGCCGCGCAGTTCCTCGTACAGCGCGGGCATCGTATTGCCGTCGAGGCCGGGCCCGTACAGCGCGGCCGCCGTGGCGGGGGCGCCGGTCACGGGGCAGCTGACGGCCGGCCGGGCCGTGGGGTGCGGCGTGCTCATGAGGACTCCGTGGCGACGTGGATGAGGTGGCGTACCAGGGCGATCAGTGCCCGGATCGATGAGGCCCGGTCCCGTGCGTCACAGGTCACCAGCGGGGTGTCGGGCAGCAGGTCGAGGGCCGTACGGATGTCGTCGGCGTCGTACCGGGGGCCGGACGGGAAGACGTTGACGGCGACCGCGAAGGGAAGGTCCAGATCCTCCAGATTGCCCAGCGCGTCGAAGGAGGCCGCCAGGTCCCGGGAGTCCACCAGCGCAAGCGCGCCGAGTGCCCCCTTGGCCAGGTCCTGCCAGGCCGGCAGGAACCGCTGCTGGCCGGGCGTGCCGAACAGGTACAGCACCAGGCCGCCGTCGATGGTCAGCCGGCCGAAGTCGAGGGCGACCGTGGTGGTCCTCTTGCCGGTGTCCCCGGCGTACGGGTCGACCCTGACGCCCGCCTGGGTCATCGATGCCTCGGTGGAGAGCGGTTCGATCTCCGACACCGTACCGATCAGCGTCGTCTTGCCCACCCCCAGCGGGCCGACGACCAGGATCTTCGCCGCGCCCGACACATTCGAGTCGAGGTACTTCCCGTCGGCCGCGGCGGGCGGCGGGCCGGGCTCGGCCAGGGTTTCAGAGGCAGCTTTCGAGACCATGGAGGACCTTTCTGAGCATGGTCACATCGGCGCGTTCGGCCGGCGGGATGGGCGGCCGGGTCACGATCAGCCCCCACCGGAGCAGATCGGAGAGCAGCACCTGCGCGACCGACGGCGGCTGGCCGAGGTGAGCGGCCACCTCCGCGACCGAGATGAGCCCCTCGCAGTGCTTCAGGATGGCGAGGTGCTCCGGCTGGAGCGTGGCGGGGAACGCCGCCTCCGCCGTCATCACCAGGGACTCCCAGGACAGCGGCTCGCCCTCGGACTCCGTGCGGCCGCGTGTGATGACATACGGTCGGATCGCCGATGCCCTCGGCACCTCGGGCCGCTCCGCCATCACGTCGCGGGGGCCTCGTCCCGGGGCAGGCTGCTCAGGTGCGCGCCGATCTTCGCCACCAGCAACTGCATCTGCTGGGCCACCAGGCCCACGTCTGCGTCCAGATCGGTGGCGACCCCCAGGTGCGCGCCCACCCCGGCATGGGTGAAGAGCACGAACCCCTGGTCGGTCTCCAGCATCAACTGGCGTGTCCCGGCACCCCGCCCGAACAGCAGCGCGCTGGTGGACCGGCCCGTCATGGTCATCGCCGCGCAGGCCGCCGAGAGCGACTCCGCGTCGGCGACGCTCAGGCTGGCCACCGGACCCGAGAGGTTCTCGGCGGAGGCGTGCCCGAGACGCAACCCGTCCTCGGACACCACCACGGCGTGCCGGACGCCGGGAATCTCGGTGAGGGGGCGGAGCATCCACCCCAGGTCGGGGAGTCGAGTGATGGTTCCGGTCACGGTCGGCCTCCGGCGTGCTCTTGCGGGGTACTGGGCAGGGACTGTCCGCCGTGCGGGGGCGGCGCGGGCCCGGTGTCGCCGTCCGCGTCGACGGCCGCCCGGCCGCGCAGCGTCCCGGACACCACACTGGCGATCGAGGCGCGCGCCGCCTCCGGCGTCCAGGGTTCGGCGGACGCGCCACCGGGCACCGGGTCGGGCGCCGAGTGCCGGGCGGGGGTCGCGGCCCGGGTGACACCGCGCCGGCTGCGCCGCCGGGGCAGGCCGGCCGGCTCGGGGGCCTCGTCGGGCACGCCTGCCGGGGGGACGGCAGGCGTGACGTGCTCGGCCGGTTCGACCGCCGGGCGGCGGTGTGCGGCGGGCCTCGGCAGCGGGTCGGTCAGCAGCCGGAACGGTACGAACATCACCGCCCGCGTGCCGCCGTACGCGGACGACGCGCTCAGCTCCACGTTGAAGCCCAGCTCCCGGCTCCAGCGCCCGACACACGCCAGGCCGAGCCGGGGCACCGCACCCAGGCGGGTCAGGTCCAGGTCGTCGCGGAGATGGCCGAGGGCCTGGTGCAGGACGTCCGGCGGCATCCCGAGCCCGGCGTCGTCGATCTCGATGACCGCACCGGAGCCCACCTCCCGCACGCTGACGACCACGGGGGAGCTGGACGGGGAGAACACCGTGGCGTTCTCCAGCAGTTCGGCGATGGAGTGCATCAGCCCCTCGGCGGCCGGGGGCACCGCGTACAGGGTCTGTCCGCCGTGCACCTCGATCCGCCCGAACTCCACGATCCGGGACTGGGCGCCCCGTACGCAGTCGTAGAGCGAGACCGGCCGGGTCTCCCTGCGGGCGGGCCAGATTCCGCACATCACCAGAAGCGTCTGCGCCTTGCGGGTCATCTGCGAGGCCGCGTGGTCGGCCTTCATCACGTTCGCCATCAGAAGGGGGTCTTCGATGGAGCGTTCGACCTCGTCCAGAACCTGCTGCTGCACGGTCGCCATCACGTGCATGGTGCGGGCCACGGATTCGAAGGCGGCCTGCACCGAGTCGCGCAGGGTGCGCTCGCGGTGCACGGCGGTGTCCGAGCCGAGCGCGACGACGACCGAGTCCAGCGCCCGGGCGAACTCCTCACCGGTCTCCTCCGGCGGCGCCATCGGCCCCGGTACGCCGTCCAGCCGCTGTCCGGTGTGCAGTCGCTCGGCGATGGCCGGGACGCGTACGGCGGCCAGATGCGCCACCTCGGCGCCCCGGGCGGCGGCCACCGCGGCCTCCTGGGCACGGTGCGCGCGTTCGGCGGACAGCCGCCGGGTGAGGATCAGTACGCCGCCGATCAGCAGGACGACGGCCGCGGCACAGGCTCCCGCGAGGACCCGGTGCCACCCGGCGTCCGCGATGAGGGCGACCCACCCCACACCGGCGGCGGCCGCCAGGGTGATGACCCATCCGGCGACGGTGGCGCTCCGACCGGGGGCGCGTCCTGGCTCCCTCAACGGTCGACTCACCGCAGCGGCCCCGACCTGATGACCCTGCAGACACCGTTGTCAGCCACGAGAAGCGAAACCTTTCACGACACGTCGAACCCCCGTTCAGGGGTGGGGAGCATGCAAAGCGTAGGCCAACTGGCTGGAATTGTTGAGGTGTTGATCCGTTTCGGTCACCCCAGGTGGCTGGGAATGGCGCGTTGACGCCCCTGCGTCGTCCGTTCCGGTGGGCCGCTCCGGTGTGTCGCCTGTGGGTGATGTCGGTGAACGACCGGATTCGCGGCAGCTGTCCTCAGGTGCGGCCCGCGCGTGCACTGCTTCGGGCTCGGCCCCCACGCGGCGCATAGTTCGGCCTGGGCCACGCGGCGTTCAGTTCTCGGGCGGGGGCGCCGTGCTCTTGCGTACGACCAGGCTCGTCGCCAGCTCCAGCCGGGTGGAGACCGGTTCCTGGGCCCGTAGCCGCATCAGCATCTGCGTGGCCTCCTCGGCCATCTGGCGCAGCGGCTGGTGGACCGTGGTCAGGGCCGGGCTCGCCCAGCGGGCGATGGACACGTCGTCGTAGCCGACCACGGAGAGGTCGTGTGGGACCCGCAGGCCCTGCACCCGGGCGGCTTCCAGTACGCCGAGTGCCTGGAGGTCGCTGCCCGCGAAGATCGCGGTGGGCGGCTGGGGCTGGGAGAGCATCTCGGTGGCGCGGTCGTAGCCGCCCTCCACATGGAAGTCGCCGAACAGGACGAGCCCGGGGTCCACTTCCAGCCCCGCCATGGTCATCGCCGAACGGTAGCCGTCGAGACGGGCGCGGGAGCAGAGCATGTCCTCGGGGCCGGTGATGACCCCGATGCGCCGGTGCCCGCACTCGATGAGATGGCGGGTGGCGGCCAGTCCGCCGTTCCAGTTGGCCGAGCCGACCGAGGGTACGTCGGGGTCGGGGTCGCCCGCCGGGTCGATGATGACGAACGGGATCGAACGCGCCCTGAGCTGCTGTTTCACTTCGCCGGGCAGGGTGGAGAAGACCAGGACGACCCCGAGCGGCCGCCGCTGGAGCATCGCCTCCATCCACTCCGGGCCGGGCGCGTGACGGGTTCCGCTTTCGGTGAGGACGACCCCGGCGTTGTGGGCCTTGGCGATGTTCTCCACCCCCCGGATCAGCTCCATCGCCCAGATGCTCTCCAGCTCGTGGAACACGATCTCGATGAGCGGTGCCTCGCCCGCCGACCGGGTGGTGCGCCGGTAGGCGTGGGCCTCCAGCAGGCGCTCCACCTTCACCCTCGTGGGGGCCGCCACATCCTGCCGTCCGTTCAGGACCTTCGAAACTGTCGAAATCGAGACGCCGGCCTGCTGGGCCACCTGGGCCAGCGTGATACGGCCCATTTCCTGGTCATCGCGCATGCCCAGGAGCTTAAAGCACGGCCCGGCCCCCACCGATACGTAACGCTTTGATTACGCAGTGACCGAGGGTTGACCCCTCAGGGGGCGAGTCCTAGCGTCCCGACTCAGAAGTTTCGGAAATTGCTCCGAAACAGTTTCGAGAGGTGAGTCGATGAAACAACGCGCACGGTTCTCGCGGACCGTTGTCGTCGGTGGTGCCGCGCTGGCCCTGGTGCTCTCCCTGTCCGGGTGCGGAGGAGGCTCGGACGCGGCCGACGGCGACACCATCCACGTCCTGGTCTACGGGGACGCGGCGAACAAGGTGGAGAAGGAGCTCGTCGCCACCTTCAACAAGACATCGGAGGTGAAGGCCGTCCTGGATACGATCCCGGGCGCCGACTACCAGGCCAAGCTACAGACGATCATCAACAGCAAGCAGGCGCCGGACGTCTTCTTCAACTGGGGCGGCGGCAGCATCAAGCCGTTCGTCGACGCCGGTCTCCTCCTCCCGCTGGACCCCTTCATCGCCGAGGACCCCGGCCTCAAGGAGAAGTTCCTGCCGTCCGTGTTCAACAGCGCGGTGGTCGACGGCACGTCCTACGGGATCCCCATGCGCGGCACGCAGCCCGTGCTGCTCTTCAACAACGGCAAGGTCCTCGAGAAGGCGGGCGTCGAACCCCCGCAGACCTGGGACGACCTGCTGGCGGCGGTCGAGGCGCTGAAGGCCGACGGCGTCACCCCGATCGCGCTGGGCGGCGGCGACCGGTGGCCGACGCTGATGTGGTTCGAGTACCTCTACGACCGCATCGCCGGGCCCGAGCTCTTCCAGAAGGCACTGGACGGGGACAAGGACGCCTGGGCGAGCCCGGACAGCCGGAAGGCGCTGGGCAAGATCAGGGAGCTGGTGGACGCCGGGGCCTTCGGCACCAACTACGACTCGGTGAAGTTCACCGACCAGGGTTCCCCCACGCTCCTGGCGACCGGCAGAGCGGGCTTCGAGCTGATGGGCTCGTGGGCGTACTCGACCCAGCAGGACGCGCACCCGGAGTTCGCCAGGAGCGACCTCGGATACAGCGCCTTCCCCTCCGTCGAGGGCGGCAAGGGCGACCGGGCGAACCTTGTCGGCAACACCAACAACTTCTACTCCGTACTGAAGAAGACGAAGCACCCGCAGGCCGTCGCCGAGTTCCTGAAGCTCATGTACTCGGACCAGTTCGTCAAGGCGCAGCTCTCCATCGGCAACCTGCCGACCACCACCAACACCGAAGGTCTCCTGGACACCGCCGCCAGCCCCGAGTTCGCGAAGTTCCAGTACGACATGGTCAAGGAGGCCCCGGCGTTCCAGCTCTCCTGGGACCAGGCGTACCCCCGGTCGGCGGCCACCGCGATGTACCAGTCCCTCCAGCAGTTCTTCAACGGCTCGATGGACGAGGACGCCTTCATCCAGGCCATGCAGGCGCTGCCGACCTCGTGAGCTCACCGACATCCGGACCCGGAACGCATGACATGACCGGAACGCATGACATGAATCGAACTCCCGCAATCCCCAAGAGATCCAAGGGTCCCGAGGGCTCCGAAGGTTTCGAGGACAGGGCGACGGTCAGATGGGGCGGCCCGGGCGCCGTCGCAGTGGGCCGCCCCGGGTTCCTCTGGGCCGCCCCCGCCGCCCTCTTCTTCGGCCTCTTCGCCATCGTCCCGCTGATCATGGTCGCCGTACTCTCCTTCGCCAGCTGGGACGGTCTGAGCGACCCGGAGTTCGCCGGCCTCGCCAACTGGAAGAAGCTCCTCGACGACCCCGTCATGATCAAGAGCCTCTGGCTGAGCGTCCTGCTCACCGTGCTCGGGGTCGCCGTCCAGACCCCGCTGAGCATCCTGCTGGGAGTCTGGGCGGCGGGGCACCAGCGCAACCGGGCCGTCCTGTCCGCCATCTACTTCGTCCCGATGCTGCTCTCCATCGCGGCCGTGTCCGTGCTGTGGCGCGCCCTCCTCGACCCCAACCTCGGCGTCCCCGCGCAGGCCACCTGGCTGTTCGGCGACGGCAACCTCTTCGGGATGCAGGCGAGCGCGATCGGCGTCCTGGTCTTCGTCAGCACCTGGCAGTTCACCCCGCTGCACACGCTGATCTACCAGGGCGCGGCGCGCGCGGTGCCGCCGGTCCTCTACCAGGCGGCGCAGATCGACGGCGCGGGCAAGGTGCGCCAGTTCTTCCACATCACGCTGCCCCAGCTGCGCAACGCGATCATCACCTCGATGATCCTGATGGTCGTCGGCGGGCTCACGACCTTCGACACCGTGCTCATCCTGACCCAGGGCGGACCGGGGAGCGACACCACCATCAGCGCGTTCTACATGTACCAGAAGGCGTTCAAGAGCTTCGACTACGGATCGGCGTCCGCCATCGCCCTCCTCCTGGTCCTCGTCTCCACGCTCATCTCGCTGATCGTGGTGCGGCTCTCGGGCTACGACAAGATGCGCAGCACCATGGAGGGACTGTGAGCAAGAGCCGTCCCAACTACCTCGCCGGTTTCGGCTCGGTGGTCTGGCTCCTCGTGGTGGGGCTGCCGCTGTACGTGATGCTCATCGCCACGTTCCAGTCGCGCCCCGACCACGCGGCGAACGGCCCGCTGGCCTTCCCCGGGCACTTCACACTCGACAACTACATCAAGGACCTCAACAGCGGCTTCGCGCAGTATTTTTTCAACACGGTCGTCGTCACCGTGTGCGTGGTGGGCATCGTCGTCCTCCTCGTCCCGCCGCTGGCGTACACCATCGTCAGGAGCCGGGGCCGCGCCACCACCACGGTCTTCCGGCTGTTCCTCCTGGGCCTGGCGATCCCCTCGCAGGCGGTCATCGTCCCGATGTTCTTCGTCATCAGCCAGGCCGGCCTCTACGACCACCTCATCGGCGTCATCCTGCCGACGGCGGCCTTCGCCATGCCGGTCTGCGCCCTGATCCTCACCGGCGTGATGCGGGACATCACCCCCGATCTGTACGAGGCGATGACGATGGACGGCGCCTCGTCCCGGCGCGTCTTCTTCCAGCTGGTGCTGCCGCTCTCCCGGAGCGGGATCGCGACGATCATCGTCTTCTCCGCCCTCCAGGCGTGGAACGGCTTCCTCTTCCCCCTCGTTCTGACGCAGTCCGCGGAGACCAAGGTCATCACCCTGGGGCTCTACGAATTCCAGACGGAACACGGCGTCGACACCCCGGGCCTGCTCGCCGCGGTCGTCCTGTCCATGCTCCCCATCCTGATCGTCTACCTGTTCGCTCGTCGTGCCCTGGTACAGGGGCTGATGGGGGTCGGAGGAAAGTGACCGCCAACATCGACAACGCCGGTGCGCCGATTGCCGCCGGGACCACCGATTCCGTGGCGCCGGTCTCCGGCGCCACGGACCACCGCACCGGGCCCTGGCACGATGCCGCCCTCACCCCCGAGGCCAGGGCCGACGCCCTGATCGCCGTCATGACCCTCCAGGAGAAGATCTCCCAGCTCGTCGGCGTCTGGGTGGGCGCATCCGACGAGGGTGGCGAAGTCGCCCCGTTCCAGCACGACATGGAGGAGGCCGTCGCCCTCGACGACCTTCTTCCCCACGGCCTCGGCCAGCTGACCCGCCCGTTCGGAACGGCCCCGGTCGACCCGGCCGTGGGCGCCCTCTCGCTGTCGCGCACCCAGGAGCGGATCGCCGGAGCCAACCGGTTCGGCATCCCGGCGCTCGCCCATGAGGAGTGCCTCGCGGGCTTCGCCACCTGGGGCGCCACCGCCTACCCGGTGCCGCTGTCCTGGGGCGCCACCTTCCACCCGGAGCTGGTCCGTGAGATGGCCGCCGCGATCGGCCGCGACATGCGCTCCGTCGGCGTGCACCAGGGGCTCGCCCCCGTTCTCGACGTCGTACGCGACGCACGCTGGGGGCGCGTCGAGGAGACCATCGGCGAGGATCCGTACCTGGTGGGTACGGTCGCCACCGCCTATGTACGGGGACTGGAGTCGGCCGGAGTCGTCGCCACGCTCAAGCACTTCGCCGGGTACTCCGCCTCACGGGCGGGCCGCAACCTCGCCCCCGTCGGCATGGGCGCGCGGGAGCGGGCCGACATCATCCTGCCCCCCTTCGAGATGGCCGTGCGCGAAAGCGGCGTACGGTCGGTCATGCACGCCTACACCGACACCGACGGCATCCCCTCCGCCGCCGACGGACAGCTGCTGACCGGCCTGCTCCGCGACACCTGGGGCTTCGAAGGGACCGTTGTCGCCGACTATTTCGGCATCGCGTTCCTGAAGACGCTGCACGGTGTGGCCGGAACCTTCGGGGATGCGGCCGGTGCGGCACTCGGTGCGGGCGTGGACGTGGAGCTGCCGACCGTCAAGACGTTCGGCGGCCCGCTGGCCGACGCGATCGCCGAAGGCCTCGTCCCTGAAGCGCTGGTGGATCGTGCCGTACGTCGAGTCCTCGTCCAGAAAGCCCAGTTGGGGCTGTTGGATGCGGAGTGGAGGCCAAATCCGGCGGTGCTCACCGGAGTTGCAGGTGCGGGCGGGGACTCGGAGGCGCTGCGCGGGTCGGTACGTCTCGACACCGACGAGAACCGCGCGCTCGCCCGCCGCGTCGCCGAACAGGCCGTCGTCCTCCTGCGCAACGACGGAACCCTGCCCCTCGCGGCGGACGCCGGAGCCCCGGCCCGTATCGCGCTCGTCGGACCCAACGCCGACACCCCGACGGCCGTCCTCGGCTGCTACGCCTTTCCCGTCCACGTCGGGGGCCAGCACCCCGACACCCCCCTCGGCATCGAACTGCCCACCCTGCGCGAGGCATGCGCCGCGGAGTTCCGCCACAGCGAGATCGTCACCGCGCCGGGTGCGGACATCGACGGCCCGGACACCGGCGGCTTCGGCGAGGCCGTCGAACTGGCCCGGGGCGCCGACCTCGTGATCGTCGCACTCGGCGACCGGGCCGGTCTCTTCGGGCGCGGTACGAGCGGGGAGGGCTGCGACGCGGAGAGCCTGGCGCTCCCCGGGGTCCAGCAGCGGCTTCTCGACGCCCTCCTCGACACGGGCACGCCCGTCGTCGTCACCCTGCTCGCCGGACGGCCGTACGCCCTCGGGCGTGCGGTGGACGAGGCGGCCGCGATCGTGCAGTCGTTCTTCCCCGGGGAAGAGGGGACGACGGCCATCGCCTCGGTGCTCAGCGGCCGCACCGCACCGTCCGGCCGGCTGCCCGTCGGCGTGCCGCGCCACCCGGGCTCCCAGCCCTCCACCTACCTGGCGGCGCGGCTGGGCCACTCCAGCGATGTCTCCAGTGTCGATCCGACCCCGGCTTTCGGATTCGGCCACGGTCTGACGTACACCGCCTTCGAGTGGAGCGACCTCGTCGTGGAGCGCGGACGGGCCTCTACGGAAGGGGATTTCACGCTCTCCTGCACCGTCCGCAACACCGGTGCGCGGGCGGGGGTGGAGGTGGTCCAGGTGTATCTGCACGACCCGGTCGCCTCGGTGGTCCAGCCGGTGCAGCGCCTCATCGGGTACGTACGCCTCGACCTGGACCCCGGACGGGTGGCCAGGGTATGCATGACGGTCCCGGCGGACCTCGCGTCCTTCACGGGCCGCGAGGGCCATCGGATCGTCGAACCGGGCGATCTCGAACTCCGGCTGGGCGCGTCGAGTACCGACACGCGCCTCACGGCCCGGGTCACGCTGACCGGCCCCGTACGGACGGTCGATCACACCCGTCGGCTGCACATGGATATCGCGACGCAGATCCTCACGGACGCGCCGTAGCCCCGGCGCCCCCCTACGGGGGAGGGCCTTCGCGGGTGGGATGACGACCAGCCGCGAAGGCCCTTCCGCCGCTCCTGCGAAGTGCTCGGGGTGGGTCAGCCGAGGACGAGGGGCAGGGCGGCCAGGCCCCGGGTGAGGCGGGTCCGACGCCAGGTCAGGGACTCCACCGGGATGGCCAGGCGCGTGTCCGGGAAGCGGGTCAGCAGGGTGCGCAGGGAGATCTCCGCCTCGGCCCGGGCCAGGGGGGCGCCGGGGCAGCGGTGGATGCCGTGGCCGAAGGAGAGATGGCCGGAGGTGTCGCGGTCGAGGTCGAGGCGGTCCGGGTGGGGGAACGCCGCCGGGTCGCGGTTTGCGGCCCCTGGGGCGATGAGCACCGGGAATCCCGCCGGGATGTCGGCCCCGCCGACGCTCAGCTCCTCCGTGCTGTAACGGAAGGTGGCCACGCTCACCGGGGAGTCGAAGCGGAGCAGTTCGTCGAGGGCGCCGGGGATCAGGTCCGGGTCCCGGCGCAGCCGGTCGAACGCCTCCGGGTGCCGGAGCAGGGCCAGGACGGCGTTGCCGATGAAGTGGGTGGTGGTCTCGTGCCCGGCGATCAGGAGGAGGGCGGCCAGGGAGACGGCCTCGTCCCGGTCGAGGCCGCCCTCGTCGCAGTCGCGCAGGAGGGAGTGGAGCGGACCGTCGCCGAGGGTGGCGCGGGCCGTGTCGACGAGGTGGGTCAGATAGTCGCCGATCCGGTGCGACGCGGCGTCGACGAGGCCGGTGTCGGTCGCGTCGAAGAGGTCGTGGGACCAGCCGGCGAGCATGGCGCGGTCGGCTTCCGGCACCCCCAGCAGCTCGCAGACGACGGTGACCGGCAGCGGAATCGCCAGCTTCGCCACCAGGTCGACCTCCGTACCCGGCCGCCACGCGGCCATGAGGTCGTCGACGAGCCCGGTGATGAACGGGCGCAGGTCCCGGACGCGTCCGGTGGTGAACAGCGGTGCCGCGACCCGCCGGTGGCGGGTGTGCACGGGCGGATCGCTCGCCAGCATGTGGCGGGAGATCGCCGGGTGCAGGTCGCGGTCCGAGGGCCGGTCGGCGAAGAAGCGGGCCGTGTCCTTGGAGAGGCGGGGGTCGGTGAACGCCGTACGGGCCTCGGCATGGCCGGTGATCAGGTACGCGTGGTGTCCGCCGGAGCCGTTGGGGATCCGCTGGACCGGGCAGCGTTCGCGCAGCCGGTCGTAGGTGGGGTAGGGGTCGGCGAAGAAGCGCGGGTCGCGCAGGGGGTCCTGCCGCGGGGAGCTCACGAGGCCGCTCCTACGTTCTCGGGTGCCGGGCGCCGTGCGTAGGCGGCCGCCACGAGCAGCAGCCACGCGGTCTCCGCCGGGAGGTCGCCCTTACGGGAGCCGGTGCCGGCGGCGGGCGGGGCCTCGTCGCCGTCGAGGGCGCGTCCGGTGCGCTTCGCCTCGACGGCCGCGGCGATGACCGCCGCCTCCACCTCGGCCTCGCCCTCAGGGGTTTCGGCCGCGCCCCGGCGGGCGACCTCGGCCGCGGCGGCGTCCCGTACCGACGCCTGCCGGCACGGGCGCAGGGCCAGCACGCAGTCGTTGATCTCGATGACGCGGCGGTGCAGGTGGAAGTCGAGGTCGTGGGCGTCGACCTCGGTGTCGCCCGGGTCGAGTACGACCTCGGGGACCGCCGAGGTGACCTCCCGCCACAGGGGTTCCAGCGCGGTGAACGACCTCCGCTCCCAGCGGCGGCGGCGCAGCTGGCTGAGCGGCCACAGCAGGGCCGGGAGGGTGAGCCCGACGGTGATGAGGAGGACGGCGACGGCGGGCGCGGTCACGCTGAAGGCGCAGCGGAGGGGGGTCAGCGGGCTGGAGCACCGGGCGTGGTCGGGGATGAGCCCCAGGCCGAGGCCGATGGAGACCAGGGCGAAGAGCTTGTACGCGGCGTAGAGGAGGGCGAAGCCACAGCCGACCGAGGTCGTGCGCAGGCCCCAGCGCTGGCTGCGGCGGGTCGACCGCTTGGACTGGGCCCAGGTCTGGAGCAGGAAGTCCTTGGCCGTGTAACCCAGGTAGGAGATGTAGATGAGCACGTAGCACGCGTACAACACCGGGTTGCGTCCGGTGAGTTGCTCGGCGACGAAGAAGGCGGTCATACCGGTGACGGAGACCGCGAGGGCGATGACGCGCAGCCGGATCTGCCGGTCGGCCCGC
Proteins encoded in this window:
- a CDS encoding cytochrome P450; the encoded protein is MSTPHPTARPAVSCPVTGAPATAAALYGPGLDGNTMPALYEELRGTHGPVAPVSLAPGIDAWLVLGHRELLRLTREEQDFSHDPRRWSLLREGRVPADSPILPMVGWRPALLFADGQQHRRMRGAVSHALAGINGHELRRSVRTTAEALIAGFAAHGEADLVASYARMLPMRVIAGLLGVDDRTGRELVEAVGGLASATSGAADASRRMGAILLSLIEEKRRVRGEDIVSALLHHPARLTDEEVLHNLVVMFVAGNQTTVNWIATALRILLCDPALRSSLSGGHLSVDDALDLVLWRFPPTQNFPARYATRDMRFGGQDIRAGDMLILGLAAANADPEVLPPDGAPVVGNRSHLAFGAGPHTCPAQDPARLITRTAVDTIRHRLPDLELAVPEDDLKWVNSPWSKGLGTLPVRFTSPQLPQGPVPSPAAQATNTTGPHRNGAQPQARPH
- a CDS encoding ATP/GTP-binding protein, with the protein product MSGAAKILVVGPLGVGKTTLIGTVSEIEPLSTEASMTQAGVRVDPYAGDTGKRTTTVALDFGRLTIDGGLVLYLFGTPGQQRFLPAWQDLAKGALGALALVDSRDLAASFDALGNLEDLDLPFAVAVNVFPSGPRYDADDIRTALDLLPDTPLVTCDARDRASSIRALIALVRHLIHVATESS
- a CDS encoding DUF742 domain-containing protein; the protein is MAERPEVPRASAIRPYVITRGRTESEGEPLSWESLVMTAEAAFPATLQPEHLAILKHCEGLISVAEVAAHLGQPPSVAQVLLSDLLRWGLIVTRPPIPPAERADVTMLRKVLHGLESCL
- a CDS encoding roadblock/LC7 domain-containing protein, whose protein sequence is MTGTITRLPDLGWMLRPLTEIPGVRHAVVVSEDGLRLGHASAENLSGPVASLSVADAESLSAACAAMTMTGRSTSALLFGRGAGTRQLMLETDQGFVLFTHAGVGAHLGVATDLDADVGLVAQQMQLLVAKIGAHLSSLPRDEAPAT
- a CDS encoding ATP-binding protein, with amino-acid sequence MSRPLREPGRAPGRSATVAGWVITLAAAAGVGWVALIADAGWHRVLAGACAAAVVLLIGGVLILTRRLSAERAHRAQEAAVAAARGAEVAHLAAVRVPAIAERLHTGQRLDGVPGPMAPPEETGEEFARALDSVVVALGSDTAVHRERTLRDSVQAAFESVARTMHVMATVQQQVLDEVERSIEDPLLMANVMKADHAASQMTRKAQTLLVMCGIWPARRETRPVSLYDCVRGAQSRIVEFGRIEVHGGQTLYAVPPAAEGLMHSIAELLENATVFSPSSSPVVVSVREVGSGAVIEIDDAGLGMPPDVLHQALGHLRDDLDLTRLGAVPRLGLACVGRWSRELGFNVELSASSAYGGTRAVMFVPFRLLTDPLPRPAAHRRPAVEPAEHVTPAVPPAGVPDEAPEPAGLPRRRSRRGVTRAATPARHSAPDPVPGGASAEPWTPEAARASIASVVSGTLRGRAAVDADGDTGPAPPPHGGQSLPSTPQEHAGGRP
- a CDS encoding LacI family DNA-binding transcriptional regulator, with translation MRDDQEMGRITLAQVAQQAGVSISTVSKVLNGRQDVAAPTRVKVERLLEAHAYRRTTRSAGEAPLIEIVFHELESIWAMELIRGVENIAKAHNAGVVLTESGTRHAPGPEWMEAMLQRRPLGVVLVFSTLPGEVKQQLRARSIPFVIIDPAGDPDPDVPSVGSANWNGGLAATRHLIECGHRRIGVITGPEDMLCSRARLDGYRSAMTMAGLEVDPGLVLFGDFHVEGGYDRATEMLSQPQPPTAIFAGSDLQALGVLEAARVQGLRVPHDLSVVGYDDVSIARWASPALTTVHQPLRQMAEEATQMLMRLRAQEPVSTRLELATSLVVRKSTAPPPEN
- a CDS encoding extracellular solute-binding protein, whose translation is MKQRARFSRTVVVGGAALALVLSLSGCGGGSDAADGDTIHVLVYGDAANKVEKELVATFNKTSEVKAVLDTIPGADYQAKLQTIINSKQAPDVFFNWGGGSIKPFVDAGLLLPLDPFIAEDPGLKEKFLPSVFNSAVVDGTSYGIPMRGTQPVLLFNNGKVLEKAGVEPPQTWDDLLAAVEALKADGVTPIALGGGDRWPTLMWFEYLYDRIAGPELFQKALDGDKDAWASPDSRKALGKIRELVDAGAFGTNYDSVKFTDQGSPTLLATGRAGFELMGSWAYSTQQDAHPEFARSDLGYSAFPSVEGGKGDRANLVGNTNNFYSVLKKTKHPQAVAEFLKLMYSDQFVKAQLSIGNLPTTTNTEGLLDTAASPEFAKFQYDMVKEAPAFQLSWDQAYPRSAATAMYQSLQQFFNGSMDEDAFIQAMQALPTS